The Desulfobacterales bacterium genome window below encodes:
- the pcaD gene encoding 3-oxoadipate enol-lactonase, producing the protein MMNIEANGINIHYELSGKEKAPVVVLSHSLACSQVMWWPQIELLESHFRVLRFDTRGHGQSQAPQGPYTLEQLVDDAIGLLDALKLDRVYWVGLSMGGMIGQGLALRDQSRLNTLVLADTAAVIPAEAQPVWQERIDAAITGGMQAVAESTLERWFTPDYLQQNRPGIDRIRQQILATPLAGYVGCSEAIRRLNYLDQLDAVETKTLIMVGADDPGTPVAASEAMHAQIKGSKLVVIPQAAHLSNIEQADTFNSHLMAFLVE; encoded by the coding sequence ATGATGAACATTGAAGCCAATGGGATCAATATTCATTATGAATTGTCAGGCAAAGAAAAGGCGCCGGTGGTGGTGCTCAGCCACTCATTGGCCTGCAGTCAGGTGATGTGGTGGCCGCAGATTGAGCTGCTGGAAAGCCACTTCCGCGTTTTGCGATTTGATACCCGCGGTCACGGCCAGAGCCAGGCGCCTCAGGGGCCCTATACGTTAGAGCAGCTGGTTGATGACGCCATTGGCCTACTGGACGCGCTCAAGCTTGATCGGGTGTATTGGGTGGGTTTGTCGATGGGCGGCATGATCGGTCAAGGTCTGGCGCTGCGTGATCAAAGCCGTCTCAACACACTGGTCTTGGCAGATACCGCAGCCGTGATTCCTGCTGAAGCCCAGCCGGTTTGGCAGGAGCGCATTGATGCGGCCATCACCGGCGGCATGCAGGCAGTGGCCGAATCAACACTCGAACGCTGGTTTACACCGGATTATCTGCAGCAAAATCGCCCTGGAATTGATCGCATCCGGCAGCAGATTTTGGCTACACCGCTGGCAGGATACGTCGGTTGCAGTGAGGCGATTCGCCGTCTGAATTATCTGGATCAACTGGACGCAGTGGAAACGAAAACCCTAATTATGGTGGGTGCTGATGATCCGGGCACACCGGTGGCTGCTTCAGAAGCCATGCATGCGCAAATTAAAGGTTCCAAACTGGTGGTTATTCCGCAGGCTGCGCATCTTTCCAACATTGAACAGGCCGATACGTTCAACTCGCATTTAATGGCGTTTCTGGTGGAATAA
- a CDS encoding MFS transporter, which translates to MKEGKLHYGWVVVFMGMLTTIAAHGFGRMSYTVILPAMKNDLGFSNYYMGLLSTGNFIGYLAMALIGGFLAARFGARVVITAALILMGITMILTGLAQSFGFAFAMRLLTGLGNGASFVPAMALGSAWFAMRRRGFATGIVSAGIGLGMMIASLGVTRILALLGPNGWRISWYFLGGAVILIAGVVFKFVRSRPEEKGLQQVGQDTTSDSASESASTGKISSLQWTGVIKMGAIWYLGVVYFFYGFSYVIYLTFFKEYLTGEIGLSSVWAGNLFALVGGLSIFCGVIWGKISDVLGRSRGAALAYLVLGLSYIIYALIKVDIGFFLSAILFGLTAWSIPTIMAAAAGDFVGPRLAPAGLGFVTLFFGIGQALGPALGGYLADMSGSFTLPLMVAGVISLVGMVLSFYLKKPDTE; encoded by the coding sequence ATGAAAGAAGGCAAACTGCATTATGGCTGGGTGGTCGTCTTTATGGGAATGCTGACGACCATTGCCGCCCACGGTTTTGGGCGAATGTCCTATACCGTTATTCTACCGGCTATGAAAAATGACCTTGGTTTTTCAAACTATTATATGGGGCTATTGAGTACAGGCAATTTTATTGGATACCTGGCGATGGCGCTTATCGGCGGATTTCTGGCAGCGCGATTTGGGGCACGGGTGGTTATTACGGCGGCCCTAATCCTCATGGGCATCACAATGATACTAACCGGTCTGGCGCAATCGTTTGGCTTTGCATTTGCCATGCGTTTGTTGACTGGATTAGGCAACGGCGCTTCTTTTGTGCCTGCAATGGCTCTGGGTTCGGCCTGGTTTGCCATGAGGCGAAGAGGTTTTGCCACCGGGATTGTATCCGCTGGAATCGGATTGGGTATGATGATTGCTAGCCTCGGGGTTACCAGAATATTAGCGCTTCTGGGTCCCAATGGCTGGCGCATTTCTTGGTATTTTTTGGGCGGAGCTGTGATTTTAATTGCAGGTGTTGTCTTTAAGTTTGTTCGGAGCCGACCAGAGGAAAAGGGACTCCAGCAGGTGGGCCAAGATACAACATCTGATTCGGCCTCTGAATCAGCATCCACAGGTAAAATTTCCTCCCTACAATGGACCGGTGTCATCAAAATGGGAGCAATCTGGTATTTAGGAGTCGTCTATTTTTTTTATGGCTTTTCCTACGTTATATATCTAACTTTCTTTAAGGAATATTTAACCGGAGAGATAGGTCTCTCATCGGTATGGGCCGGCAATTTATTTGCACTGGTGGGCGGTCTGAGTATTTTTTGTGGTGTTATTTGGGGCAAAATATCGGATGTGCTGGGAAGAAGCCGTGGCGCTGCTCTGGCATATTTGGTGCTCGGGCTTTCATATATTATCTATGCGCTGATCAAGGTCGATATTGGTTTTTTTCTGTCGGCTATTTTATTCGGTCTCACCGCCTGGAGCATTCCTACGATCATGGCTGCCGCAGCCGGGGATTTTGTCGGACCGCGTCTGGCACCTGCAGGTCTTGGCTTCGTCACCCTATTTTTTGGTATTGGACAGGCTTTGGGCCCAGCGCTTGGCGGCTATCTGGCAGATATGAGTGGCTCCTTTACACTGCCGCTTATGGTTGCCGGCGTTATCTCTTTAGTGGGGATGGTGCTGTCATTTTACTTGAAGAAGCCGGATACGGAATAG